The following coding sequences lie in one Rutidosis leptorrhynchoides isolate AG116_Rl617_1_P2 chromosome 6, CSIRO_AGI_Rlap_v1, whole genome shotgun sequence genomic window:
- the LOC139854852 gene encoding uncharacterized protein encodes MADQHLDATVESSDSKGAADRKSDSKDVLESSAGVIGQQSDEGVSIADVAINSLKSESSESQHSDKDSSTDNFAVTSLKSTKMADERSNEGVNIADVTLDSVQQHSDKDSSATNVAVESSELTSMAVRHLDEVASIADVALESLKSKGAENQNSNTDLSADNRSLKPNAMENQEKGSSKDHLESSSVKNQHSEKSSSTDHIPVTSLELTGVENQHADEGVSIADVALKSMKSEDDGDKKLDEGTITSKVNTETSESKGSGSNFEISVKTLDSQLRSFNVDKNMIVSALKEKIATEVGLSVDQQRLIFRGKMLKDDDPLSEYHVESGHTLHLVSRQTSEFQPSSGSPNAETPASSINTGVSSQDPRVGHAPRNVVLGTFGANDQDADGNQDISQVIGAVLNSIGMGGQAPIGSIGTTQPNMQFSIGENVNNHGQTGNQSQPAVPTLTTPIPESLYTISEFMNHMERAFSQNGYQPSNSTPNSPTVELPSNSHGLLSPAALAVVLRQAQRLLSGPALDSLSHTIRRLEEDEGSSDVTVRTQIQTEAMQSGLAMQHLGALLLELGRTMLTLRIGQSPAESSVNAGPAVYISSSGPNPIMVQPFPLQTNSLFGDHANSTANHGAFGPIGIGSVPRQFNIHIHAIRNIDNLGEPDARLPDVRTDTGGRENVASNSMRTKSLSEREGGSSTNRKSNTPGNASGIPLGLGSGGLQPKRRHRQTRSEVATGGQMDPTTIINQVMQNPAALNSLLQNPAMMNTVNQLAQQVDGNQDLGSMLGGSSGSLDMSNIVQQMMPFVSQSLNRGSSSSNLLQSAAPSRKGTLHRRYSSVKSLNVKERSSKNDFQMNLENAAQKIVEQYPPLEIFSSIVETVAALHNNVFDQGALDELCMQEELAQEFNEMLKLDISRRLQGGRR; translated from the exons ATGGCAGATCAACATTTAGATGCTACTGTTGAAAGTTCCGACTCAAAAGGCGCTGCAGATCGAAAATCTGACTCAAAAGATGTTTTAGAATCATCAGCAGGTGTGATCGGTCAACAATCAGATGAAGGTGTGAGTATAGCTGATGTTGCTATTAATAGTTTGAAATCTGAAAGTTCTGAAAGTCAACATTCTGATAAAGATTCGAGTACTGATAATTTTGCTGTTACAAGTTTGAAATCGACTAAAATGGCAGATGAACGTTCTAATGAAGGTGTGAATATTGCTGATGTCACTCTTGATAGTGTACAACAACATTCTGATAAAGATTCGAGTGCAACTAATGTTGCTGTTGAAAGTTCAGAATTAACTAGTATGGCAGTTCGACATCTTGATGAGGTGGCGAGTATAGCTGATGTTGCTCTTGAAAGTTTAAAATCAAAAGGTGCGGAAAATCAAAATTCCAATACAGATTTAAGTGCAGATAATAGAAGTTTGAAACCGAATGCTATGGAAAATCAAGAAAAAGGCTCAAGTAAAGATCATCTTGAATCGAGTAGTGTGAAAAATCAACATTCTGAAAAGAGTTCGAGTACAGATCATATACCTGTTACTAGTCTGGAATTGACAGGTGTCGAAAATCAACACGCTGATGAAGGTGTGAGTATTGCTGATGTGGCTCTTAAAAGTATgaaatcagaggatgatggagataaAAAATTAGATGAAGGCACAATTACCAGTAAGGTTAACACTGAAACGTCTGAATCAAAGGGTTCTGGATCGAATTTTGAGATCAGCGTCAAGACACTTGATTCGCAGTTACGTAGCTTTAATGTCGACAAAAAT ATGATAGTTTCAGCATTGAAGGAGAAAATAGCTACTGAAGTTGGCCTTTCGGTAGATCAACAACGACTGATCTTTAGAGGCAAGATGTTAAAAGATGATGACCCTCTTTCCGAATATC ACGTTGAAAGTGGACACACGCTGCATCTGGTGTCTAGACAGACATCTGAATTTCAACCCTCATCTGGCTCACCTAATGCAGAGACACCTGCAAGTAGTATCAACACAGGTGTATCAT CACAAGATCCTCGTGTTGGGCATGCTCCACGTAATGTAGTTCTTGGGACGTTTGGTGCTAACGATCAAGATGCAGATGGAAATCAAGATATCAGTCAG GTGATTGGGGCGGTTTTGAATTCTATTGGAATGGGTGGCCAGGCCCCCATCGGTAGTATTGGCACAACACAACCAAATATGCAG TTTAGTATAGGAGAAAATGTCAACAATCATGGTCAAACTGGAAACCAGTCCCAGCCAGCTGTACCTACGCTTACTACG CCAATTCCCGAATCGTTATACACAATTTCTGAGTTCATGAACCACATGGAACGAGCTTTTTCACAAAACG GATATCAGCCTTCAAATAGTACACCGAACTCACCAACTGTCGAATTACCTTCCAATTCTCATGGCTTGTTATCACCCGCAGCTTTGGCAGTTGTTCTTCGACAAGCACAACGTCTTCTCAGTGGGCCCGCTCTTGATTCTTTATCT CATACAATAAGAAGGCTGGAAGAAGATGAAGGTTCGAGTGATGTCACAGTCAGAACTCAAATTCAGACAGAAGCCATGCAATCTGGGCTCGCAATGCAACATTTAGGCGCTCTTCTGCTAGAGCTTGGTCGTACTATGCTGACATTGCGTATTGGACAATCCCCT GCTGAGTCTTCTGTAAATGCTGGGCCTGCTGTTTACATTTCTTCATCTGGTCCTAATCCTATAATGGTTCAG CCATTTCCACTACAAACTAATTCCTTATTTGGTGATCATGCTAATTCTACGGCGAATCATGGTGCTTTTGGTCCCATTGGAATTGGATCTGTTCCAAGACAGTTTAACATACATATCCATGCTA TTCGTAATATTGATAATCTAGGCGAACCAGATGCTCGTCTTCCAGATGTTCGGACG GATACAGGAGGCAGGGAAAATGTCGCTTCCAACAGCATGAGGACGAAATCATTAAGTGAGAGAGAAGGTGGTTCGTCGACAAATCGGAAAAGCAATACCCCTGGAAACGCTTCAGGCATTCCACTTGGACTCGGCTCGGGAGGTCTACAACCAAAG AGACGTCATCGGCAAACAAGATCAGAGGTGGCTA CTGGTGGCCAAATGGACCCGACTACAATTATAAATCAAGTTATGCAAAATCCAGCCGCTTTAAACAGTCTGCTGCAAAACCCTGCAATGATGAATACAGTTAATCAACTTGCTCAACAGGTGGATGGTAATCAAGATCTAGGTAGCATGTTGGGCGGCTCAAGTGGCAGCCTTGATATGTCAAATATTGTTCAGCAGATGATGCCTTTTGTTTCTCAATCTCTTAATCGGGGTAGTTCGAGTTCGAATTTACTTCAATCAGCAGCACCATCTAGGAAAGGTACACTTCACCGACGTTATAGTAGTGTCAAGAGTTTGAACGTTAAGGAAAGATCATCAAAAAATGATTTTCAG ATGAACCTAGAAAATGCAGCCCAGAAAATAGTGGAGCAGTACCCACCTCTTGAAATATTCTCATCGATTGTCGAAACGGTTGCTGCTTTACACAACAATGTTTTTGATCAAGGTGCTCTTGATGAGTTATGCATGCAAGAGGAGCTTGCCCAG GAGTTCAATGAGATGCTAAAACTTGATATTTCTAGACGATTACAAGGAGGCAGAAGATGA